A genome region from Tenrec ecaudatus isolate mTenEca1 chromosome 13, mTenEca1.hap1, whole genome shotgun sequence includes the following:
- the KLHL23 gene encoding kelch-like protein 23 isoform X2 gives MALKGQEDYIYLFKDSSHPVGVLDAFRTFYLDGLFTDITLQCPSGMIFQCHRAVLAACSNYFKAMFTADMKEKFKSKIKLSGIHHDILEGLVNYAYTSQIEITKRNVQSLLEAADLLQFLSVKKACEQFLVRHLDIDNCIGMHSFAEFHVCPELEKESRRILCSRFKDVWQQEEFLEISLEKFLFILSRKNLSVWKEEAIIEPVIKWTAHDVENRIECLYNLLSYINIDIDPVYLKTALGLQRSCLLTENKIRSLIYNALNSMHKEISQRPTATMYIIGGYHWHPLSEVHIWDPLTNVWIQGAEIPDYTRESYGVTCLGPNIYVTGGYRTDNIEALDTVWIYNSESDEWTEGVPMLNARYYHCAVTLGGCVYALGGYRKGAPAEEAEFYDPLKEKWIPIANMIKGVGNATACVLHEVIYVIGGHCGYRGSCTYDKVQSYNSDINEWTLITSSPHPGLSNKLDKQSGGENNRTGSSGWTWERKWVLTNPGTREQQVI, from the exons ATGGCTCTAAAAGGACAAGAGGATTACATCTATCTTTTCAAGGATTCATCGCATCCAGTGGGTGTTCTGGATGCTTTCAGAACGTTTTACTTGGATGGATTATTTACTGATATCACCCTTCAGTGCCCTTCAGGCATGATCTTCCAGTGTCATCGAGCTGTTTTAGCTGCGTGCAGCAACTATTTTAAGGCAATGTTTACAGCTGAcatgaaagaaaaattcaaaagtaaaataaaactctCCGGCATCCATCATGACATTCTGGAAGGCCTTGTAAATTATGCATACACCTCCCAAATTGAAATAACGAAGAGAAATGTTCAGAGCCTGCTGGAAGCGGCGGATCTGCTGCAGTTCCTCTCGGTAAAGAAGGCTTGCGAGCAGTTCCTGGTGAGGCACCTGGATATTGATAATTGTATTGGAATGCACTCCTTTGCAGAATTCCACGTGTGCCCAGAACTAGAGAAGGAATCGCGAAGGATTCTGTGTTCGAGGTTTAAGGACGTATGGCAACAAGAGGAATTTCTGGAAATCAGCCTTGAGAAGTTTCTTTTTATCTTGTCCAGAAAGAATCTCAGTGTGTGGAAAGAAGAAGCTATCATAGAGCCCGTTATTAAATGGACTGCCCATGATGTAGAAAACCGAATAGAGTGTCTATATAATCTCCTAAGCTATATCAATATAGATATAGATCCGGTGTACCTAAAAACAGCTCTAGGCCTTCAAAGGAGCTGCCTCCTAACGGAAAATAAAATACGATCTCTCATATACAATGCTCTGAACTCTATGCATAAAGAGATTTCCCAGAGGCCCACGGCCACCATGTATATCATAGGAGGCTATCACTGGCATCCTCTGTCAGAGGTTCACATATGGGACCCATTGACAAATGTTTGGATTCAGGGAGCAGAAATACCAGACTATACTAGGGAGAGCTATGGTGTTACCTGTTTGGGACCCAACATTTATGTCACTGGGGGATACAGGACGGATAACATAGAAGCTCTAGACACAGTGTGGATCTATAACAGTGAAAGCGACGAGTGGACTGAAGGTGTGCCAATGCTCAATGCCAGGTATTACCACTGTGCAGTCACCCTGGGCGGCTGTGTTTATGCTTTAGGCGGTTACCGAAAAGGGGCCCCAGCGGAAGAGGCCGAGTTCTATGATCCGTTAAAGGAGAAATGGATTCCTATTGCAAACATGATTAAAG GTGTGGGAAATGCGACTGCCTGTGTCTTACATGAAGTCATCTACGTCATTGGCGGGCACTGCGGCTACCGGGGAAGCTGCACCTACGACAAGGTGCAGAGCTACAATTCCGACATCAACGAGTGGACTCTCATCACCTCCAGCCCGCATCCAG gtctgtctaataagctggataaacaatctggaggagaaaacaacaggactggcaGTTCCGGGTGGacatgggaaaggaagtgggtgttaacaaacccaggaacaagggaacaacaagtgatctaa
- the KLHL23 gene encoding kelch-like protein 23 isoform X1, with amino-acid sequence MALKGQEDYIYLFKDSSHPVGVLDAFRTFYLDGLFTDITLQCPSGMIFQCHRAVLAACSNYFKAMFTADMKEKFKSKIKLSGIHHDILEGLVNYAYTSQIEITKRNVQSLLEAADLLQFLSVKKACEQFLVRHLDIDNCIGMHSFAEFHVCPELEKESRRILCSRFKDVWQQEEFLEISLEKFLFILSRKNLSVWKEEAIIEPVIKWTAHDVENRIECLYNLLSYINIDIDPVYLKTALGLQRSCLLTENKIRSLIYNALNSMHKEISQRPTATMYIIGGYHWHPLSEVHIWDPLTNVWIQGAEIPDYTRESYGVTCLGPNIYVTGGYRTDNIEALDTVWIYNSESDEWTEGVPMLNARYYHCAVTLGGCVYALGGYRKGAPAEEAEFYDPLKEKWIPIANMIKGVGNATACVLHEVIYVIGGHCGYRGSCTYDKVQSYNSDINEWTLITSSPHPEYGLCSVPFENKLYLVGGQTTITECYDPEQSEWREIAPMMERRMECGAVILNGCIYVTGGYSYSKGTYLQSIEKYDPDLNKWEIVGNLPSAMRSHGCVCVYSV; translated from the exons ATGGCTCTAAAAGGACAAGAGGATTACATCTATCTTTTCAAGGATTCATCGCATCCAGTGGGTGTTCTGGATGCTTTCAGAACGTTTTACTTGGATGGATTATTTACTGATATCACCCTTCAGTGCCCTTCAGGCATGATCTTCCAGTGTCATCGAGCTGTTTTAGCTGCGTGCAGCAACTATTTTAAGGCAATGTTTACAGCTGAcatgaaagaaaaattcaaaagtaaaataaaactctCCGGCATCCATCATGACATTCTGGAAGGCCTTGTAAATTATGCATACACCTCCCAAATTGAAATAACGAAGAGAAATGTTCAGAGCCTGCTGGAAGCGGCGGATCTGCTGCAGTTCCTCTCGGTAAAGAAGGCTTGCGAGCAGTTCCTGGTGAGGCACCTGGATATTGATAATTGTATTGGAATGCACTCCTTTGCAGAATTCCACGTGTGCCCAGAACTAGAGAAGGAATCGCGAAGGATTCTGTGTTCGAGGTTTAAGGACGTATGGCAACAAGAGGAATTTCTGGAAATCAGCCTTGAGAAGTTTCTTTTTATCTTGTCCAGAAAGAATCTCAGTGTGTGGAAAGAAGAAGCTATCATAGAGCCCGTTATTAAATGGACTGCCCATGATGTAGAAAACCGAATAGAGTGTCTATATAATCTCCTAAGCTATATCAATATAGATATAGATCCGGTGTACCTAAAAACAGCTCTAGGCCTTCAAAGGAGCTGCCTCCTAACGGAAAATAAAATACGATCTCTCATATACAATGCTCTGAACTCTATGCATAAAGAGATTTCCCAGAGGCCCACGGCCACCATGTATATCATAGGAGGCTATCACTGGCATCCTCTGTCAGAGGTTCACATATGGGACCCATTGACAAATGTTTGGATTCAGGGAGCAGAAATACCAGACTATACTAGGGAGAGCTATGGTGTTACCTGTTTGGGACCCAACATTTATGTCACTGGGGGATACAGGACGGATAACATAGAAGCTCTAGACACAGTGTGGATCTATAACAGTGAAAGCGACGAGTGGACTGAAGGTGTGCCAATGCTCAATGCCAGGTATTACCACTGTGCAGTCACCCTGGGCGGCTGTGTTTATGCTTTAGGCGGTTACCGAAAAGGGGCCCCAGCGGAAGAGGCCGAGTTCTATGATCCGTTAAAGGAGAAATGGATTCCTATTGCAAACATGATTAAAG GTGTGGGAAATGCGACTGCCTGTGTCTTACATGAAGTCATCTACGTCATTGGCGGGCACTGCGGCTACCGGGGAAGCTGCACCTACGACAAGGTGCAGAGCTACAATTCCGACATCAACGAGTGGACTCTCATCACCTCCAGCCCGCATCCAG AATACGGACTGTGTTCGGTTCCGTTTGAAAACAAGCTCTATCTCGTTGGCGGGCAGACTACCATCACCGAATGCTACGACCCTGAGCAGAGCGAGTGGCGGGAAATCGCGCCCATGATGGAGAGGAGGATGGAGTGCGGGGCCGTCATCCTGAATGGCTGCATCTACGTCACCGGAGGCTACTCCTACTCAAAGGGGACGTACCTGCAGAGCATTGAGAAGTACGACCCGGACCTGAACAAGTGGGAGATCGTGGGCAATCTCCCAAGTGCCATGCGGTcccatggctgtgtgtgtgtgtacagtgtcTGA